The DNA sequence TGAGTGACCTGAAGATTCTGTCCGTCGTCGGTGCACGCCCGCAGTTTATCAAGGCATTCCCCGTCTCGGCCGCCCTGCGACGCGAACACGACGAAGTGCTCGTCCACACTGGCCAACACTACGACGAGTCACTCTCGGGCGTGTTCTTCGACGAACTCGACATCCCCAAACCGGACTACAACCTCGGTGTCGGCTCCGGTCCGCACGCCGTCCAGACGGCGGAGATGATGCATCGACTCGACGCAGTCGTGGCCGACGAAGACCCAGACGTGGTCCTCGTCTACGGCGACACGAACTCGACGCTCGCGGCGGCACTCGTCGCGTCGAAGCGCGACCCACTCTTGGCCCACGTAGAAGCGGGACTGCGGAGTCACAACTGGGAAATGCCCGAAGAGGTGAATCGCGTCCTCACCGACCACTGTTCGGACCTCCTGTTCGCGCCGTCGGAATCGGCCGCTCTGACGCTCGAATCCGAGGGAATTCACGACGGCGTCTACGTGACCGGCGACGTACAGTACGACGCCATCTTACAAGTCCGAAGTACCGCACGAGACCGGTCGACGGTGCTCGAAGACATGGGCCTCCGCGACGGAGAGTACGTCCTCGCGACAGTCCACCGCGCCGCCAACACGGACGACAGGTCGAGACTGGAAGCCATCGTCTCCGGACTCGCGGACGCGGGTCGACCAGTCGTCTTCCCGGTCCACCCACGAACCGAGAACGCCCTCCACGAGGCAGGCCTCTGGGAGCAAGTCACAACCAACGAGAACATCCTCCTTGTAGACCCGGTGGGCTACCTCGACTTCGTCCGCCTCCTCGACGGCGCAGAACGCGTCGCGACCGATTCGGGTGGCGTCCAGAAAGAAGCGTTCTACCTCGACAAGCGCTGTGTCACCCTCCGTGGCGAGACGGAGTGGGTCGAGACAGTCGACGCGGGGTGGAACACACTCGTCGGTGCCGACGCCGTCGCAATCAGAACGGCACTCCAGACGGACGACCCACTCCCGGAGAAACCCTCTCTCTACGGTGACGGGACTGCCGCGGCGCGAATCGAAGACGCACTCTCGTCGTACGACGATGAGTGACTTCGCCCTCCTGTTGACGCACGACGTCGACCGGCCGTACAAGACGTATCAGAGCCTCTTCTACGCGACCAGAGAGCGACCGGCGTATCACCTCCGGACACTCCTCTCCCGCGAGAATCCGTACTGGCAGTTCGAGGACATCGTCGAACTCGAACGCGAACTCGGTGTCCGGTCGTCGTTCTACTTCCTCGACGAACCGAGTCTGCTCCGCACGGGGTCGCTCACAGACTTACTCGACCCAGCGAACTGGATAGAGCACTTCGGGCGGTACGACATCACGTCTGACGAACTCGTCGACCTCGTCCAGGACCTCGACGCCGGCGGGTGGGAAGTCGGAATGCACGGGTCGTTCCGGTCGTGTGAGGACATCGACCGACTTGACACCGAAAAACGCGAGTTGGAATCGATTCTCGGCCACGAGATTCTCGGCGGCCGGCAGCATCACCTCAAACTCGGTGACAGCACGTGGGAGTTCCACCGTGAGATAGGACTCACGTACGACGCCAGTCCCGGGTCAAGCACTGACGTTGGATTCCAGCACGGTTATCAGCCGTTTCGGCCCTTCGACGACGAGTTCGTCGTGTTCCCCCTGACGCTGATGGAAGTCGCACTTCCCGACCCCGGCGTCTCGTTCGACGCGGCGTGGGCCGAGTGTGAGCGACTCCTCGTCGAGGCCGAAGCGAACGACGCGGTGATGACGGTCCTCTGGCACCCGCGCTACTTCAACGAAGACGAGTTCCCCGGCTACCGACGACTCTACCGACAGCTCGTGGAGTGGGCGCTCGAACGAGGTGCATGGGTCGGCCCCGTCGCCGACTACTACCGAGCGTTCCTCGAAGTCGCCGAGCCCACACACGGTAACGTAGTGACGACCGAATG is a window from the Haloferax litoreum genome containing:
- the wecB gene encoding non-hydrolyzing UDP-N-acetylglucosamine 2-epimerase, with the translated sequence MSDLKILSVVGARPQFIKAFPVSAALRREHDEVLVHTGQHYDESLSGVFFDELDIPKPDYNLGVGSGPHAVQTAEMMHRLDAVVADEDPDVVLVYGDTNSTLAAALVASKRDPLLAHVEAGLRSHNWEMPEEVNRVLTDHCSDLLFAPSESAALTLESEGIHDGVYVTGDVQYDAILQVRSTARDRSTVLEDMGLRDGEYVLATVHRAANTDDRSRLEAIVSGLADAGRPVVFPVHPRTENALHEAGLWEQVTTNENILLVDPVGYLDFVRLLDGAERVATDSGGVQKEAFYLDKRCVTLRGETEWVETVDAGWNTLVGADAVAIRTALQTDDPLPEKPSLYGDGTAAARIEDALSSYDDE
- a CDS encoding polysaccharide deacetylase family protein, with translation MSDFALLLTHDVDRPYKTYQSLFYATRERPAYHLRTLLSRENPYWQFEDIVELERELGVRSSFYFLDEPSLLRTGSLTDLLDPANWIEHFGRYDITSDELVDLVQDLDAGGWEVGMHGSFRSCEDIDRLDTEKRELESILGHEILGGRQHHLKLGDSTWEFHREIGLTYDASPGSSTDVGFQHGYQPFRPFDDEFVVFPLTLMEVALPDPGVSFDAAWAECERLLVEAEANDAVMTVLWHPRYFNEDEFPGYRRLYRQLVEWALERGAWVGPVADYYRAFLEVAEPTHGNVVTTE